Proteins found in one Chloroflexota bacterium genomic segment:
- a CDS encoding alpha/beta hydrolase: MNTTNINNKSLAYEARGSAEPVLLMHCGFVADAFAPLMNDAEITSRYRLINYHRLGYGQSDRASGPMSVAEQAADARALLRHLGIERAHVVGHSYGGVIALQLALDAPDAVQSLALLEPSIPAALADPAVAQLFMEAAGKAFAQFGAGDKAGAVDTWLSGAFGPGYREIADRALPDWFEQAARDADVVFQVEAPNIQQWTFTPAEAARITQPVLSAYRPEPNWPGFQKTHDLLQAWMPQIETAFLPIERHLLQIMNPRAVAEALAGFFARHPMRVYA; the protein is encoded by the coding sequence ATGAACACAACTAACATCAACAACAAATCACTGGCTTATGAGGCGCGCGGCTCGGCAGAGCCGGTTCTGCTTATGCACTGCGGCTTCGTCGCCGATGCATTCGCGCCGCTGATGAACGACGCCGAAATCACCTCACGCTATCGTCTCATCAACTATCACCGCCTCGGCTACGGCCAGAGTGACCGCGCCTCCGGCCCGATGAGTGTGGCCGAGCAGGCCGCCGATGCCCGCGCTCTCCTTCGGCATCTCGGCATTGAGCGCGCGCACGTCGTCGGCCATTCGTATGGCGGCGTGATTGCATTGCAACTCGCACTCGACGCGCCCGACGCGGTGCAGTCGCTGGCATTGCTCGAACCCTCTATCCCGGCGGCGCTGGCCGACCCGGCGGTGGCGCAACTGTTTATGGAAGCAGCGGGTAAGGCGTTCGCCCAATTCGGCGCGGGCGATAAGGCTGGGGCGGTGGACACCTGGCTCAGCGGCGCCTTCGGGCCAGGCTACCGAGAGATTGCTGATCGCGCCCTACCGGACTGGTTCGAGCAGGCGGCGCGCGATGCCGATGTGGTCTTTCAAGTGGAAGCGCCCAACATTCAGCAGTGGACCTTCACACCTGCTGAGGCCGCACGCATCACACAGCCCGTGCTCTCGGCTTATCGCCCCGAACCGAACTGGCCCGGCTTCCAAAAGACTCACGACTTGTTGCAGGCTTGGATGCCGCAGATCGAAACCGCCTTTCTGCCGATTGAACGCCACCTGCTTCAGATCATGAACCCGCGCGCGGTGGCTGAGGCGCTGGCCGGTTTCTTCGCCCGTCATCCGATGCGGGTGTATGCGTAA
- a CDS encoding AAA family ATPase, with translation MALYAPPTPLIGREHERAALRQLILRDEVRLVTLTGPGGVGKTRLALQVAADLSEGFADGVYFISLAAITDPALVFPTIAQTLGVRPMGERPLLEQLTVFLSGERLLVLDNFEQITAAAPQLREMLAACPDLKILITSRASLHLSGEYEFPVPPLPGAEWGQLDAIGMMMQLGVIPRRKRHGLTSPSARLVARQSSGRFKSGEYNERRCPPPNSASPNSPSPSPLPPTSASATRWKY, from the coding sequence ATGGCGCTCTACGCACCGCCCACCCCGCTCATTGGCCGCGAACACGAACGCGCCGCGCTCCGGCAATTGATTCTGCGCGATGAGGTGCGACTCGTCACCCTCACTGGCCCCGGGGGCGTGGGCAAGACTCGCCTCGCCCTGCAAGTGGCGGCTGACCTGTCGGAGGGTTTCGCCGATGGCGTCTACTTCATCTCCCTCGCCGCCATCACCGACCCCGCGCTCGTGTTCCCCACCATCGCCCAAACGCTTGGCGTGCGGCCAATGGGCGAGCGTCCACTGCTTGAACAACTGACGGTCTTTCTTTCGGGGGAGCGATTGCTGGTGCTGGATAACTTTGAGCAAATCACCGCCGCCGCGCCGCAGTTGAGGGAGATGTTAGCCGCCTGCCCCGATTTGAAGATTCTGATAACGAGCCGCGCTTCACTTCATCTTTCCGGCGAATACGAATTCCCTGTGCCGCCACTGCCCGGCGCCGAGTGGGGACAGCTCGACGCCATAGGAATGATGATGCAATTAGGTGTGATTCCACGCCGTAAGCGGCATGGCCTTACCTCCCCCTCAGCCCGACTAGTGGCCCGGCAGTCGTCGGGCCGCTTTAAGTCGGGTGAGTATAATGAGCGGCGATGTCCGCCTCCCAACTCCGCCTCGCCGAATTCGCCGTCGCCCTCTCCTTTGCCTCCGACCTCGGCCTCGGCCACCCGATGGAAATATTGA
- a CDS encoding nuclear transport factor 2 family protein: MKANSTTHQAVKAALDNWADSYAKRDIKRLLAGVAPDPDVLMYGTGADEKRIGLAGIQTQAERDWAQTDAAAFIFHDPAISAAGSVAWASADATFKVEASGQQMAFPARFTGVFEKREDQWLVVQAHFSLPAPDQAESQSFPA, from the coding sequence ATGAAAGCGAATTCCACCACCCATCAAGCAGTGAAAGCGGCTCTGGACAATTGGGCCGACAGCTACGCCAAGCGCGACATCAAGCGCCTGCTGGCCGGCGTTGCCCCGGACCCGGATGTGCTCATGTACGGCACCGGCGCCGACGAGAAGCGCATTGGTCTGGCGGGCATTCAAACCCAGGCCGAACGCGACTGGGCTCAAACCGACGCGGCGGCGTTCATTTTTCACGACCCCGCGATTTCCGCCGCCGGTTCGGTCGCCTGGGCGTCTGCCGATGCCACCTTCAAAGTGGAAGCCAGCGGGCAACAGATGGCTTTCCCGGCCCGGTTCACCGGCGTATTTGAAAAGCGCGAGGATCAGTGGCTGGTGGTGCAGGCGCACTTCTCACTGCCCGCACCCGATCAAGCTGAGAGCCAATCATTCCCTGCGTAG